In the genome of Arachis stenosperma cultivar V10309 chromosome 2, arast.V10309.gnm1.PFL2, whole genome shotgun sequence, the window CGGCTGAGGCATTGGTAACCACTTTTACCAGCTAGTTTGGTTTTTAGTAAAATTAGGCGagtcaaaatttaaaatttgatgtttctACCAAAACTTTGACACTGtccataaataaaaaaatattagcaaCGTTTTGACCGTCgctaaaaattaaatagaatattaaaaaaaataattaattatactgCCTGAACTATAGGTAATagtattaataattttgtaatttaaatttaCGAATAATCTAGCCATCCGTAAGATaaagaattttgtttttttctataaataaccCATTATTATCCTCATCGACCTCTCGCTCGGGAGACGATGTATCTAGGTGGTGATGGGTCGTCTTACTCTTATCCTCATCTATATAATGTTGACATTTTTTTTGTAGTTTTATATATGTGTTTAATAGATGAATATGAATTATTATATGTTGACTATTTCAAGAGGTGACATTAAGTTTTGTGAAAAacattgaaaatcaaataatgttGAAGGTTAAGTGTAACTTGCGAGATAGAATTtagaataaaatgaaaaataaatttttgagaatttatattttggataaattaatttttttaaaaaaatttatcgataaaatcttttaaaataataaatatagatacattatttttaaattagtctcttataattaaaagatcttaatttaaactaatttatttatatttattattctaaaaaaatttattaataattttttttagaaattaatctgactgaaatataaatatttaaagatTTATTTGTCACTTTAATTTATTGGAGAGTTTATATATATAGCAACGAAATAGAATCTAAAAACAAAGTGGAGTAATtactatatataaaataagCGATTAATACATTCAACAACCAACTGATCAAACCACCAAGAAGGAGAGcgaattaaataaaaaaaacaatggGACACGCTAATACATGAGGAACTCGCCTAAGTGGAGGTCCTAGTGGCCATCATATCCCTTTAttcttagtaaataattaattaataatgcaACGGAAACTGAAGTGTGTCATAATCTCCAAAGTAGGAAGTGGCTGTGTGGTATCCGCTTCCTCTCTAACACATCTTTTCATATCTTAATTGATGCTGTCATATTGAAACAAAACAACAAATTAAGAAATTAATGATGTTAGGTACGTATATATGTGCTTCTATATGCTCATAAAAAAGTCAAAGTAAGTTCGCAATGCAATAAGTAAGATGAACTAGTCATTGTAATGagataacaaaaaataatgattaataattaaccaataattaataaaatttagttaACAATTATCTTAAAGACACGtatcaaaattattatttctaaaagattttaaactttttattgtaataaaaaatgCAATAGTGTATAAGAAACTTGAACCgtgtattttttatatttttttattaatagttttaatATGTGTCCTAAAAACATAATTTAACTAAATCCTAATTAGTATAGATATCCAAAATTaagtaagaaaaattaaatgCATCATAGATAATAATTTGTTACTTTTAATTTGTAACTATGAATGCCTCTTGATATTCTTTCTAAAAGTTAATTATATAGACGATcacttttctctttcataattgcaaattttttttaatttttttccttttttcaatTTATGCACACTTTTAGTCAATTGAACTATGATTTTAGACCTgataaattaatcatattaaaaataaattaaattatatatatttatatacaaatatataataattaattttgatgtacGTAAAAATAACAGTTTTAATAGTGAATATTATGAGTTTGATAATAACTTACGTGTTACAATTGGTGGAGGTGCTGAACTTATAAGGGAGGTTAACCCCACATTTGCCAGGAAGTGACTGAGAATAGGTAGGGCTGATGCCACCAATATTGCCGGCCGCATTTTTTAGACAGACACAGGCAGTCTTGCGGTCGGCAGTAGTGGCAGCAGCCTTGTTAAGGgtcctaaccccattacaacatCCTGCTGAAGGAGCTCCACCCATTCGTAGGTACGGTATGCATGGTGATAGTGCACTAACCACTTGACCACATGTTATGGCCTGGACCATTGGTGCACCCACCAAGGCCATGCACACCAAAGTAACCACACATGCAACCTTGAGGCTAGCCATAAGAGTATTCTACTATATAAATTTGCAAAAGGAATTGATTTTGCTTTTTGATTTCTTGCAATTTGGTGAGTACAAGTGGTGTAAGGTGATGGGTTTATATAGAAGATTGAAGAGTGAAAGGATAATGctgtattattaatttattattattgctatAGGTGTTAGCATGAATGGAAAAGTAATGAAGAGTGGACCGACATGAGTTTGTTAAGTGGTAGTTGTGCTCAATTTAATGCTCTATGGTTCCTGCACTATTCTTGGTTAATATAAGATTGTGACCTTGCCTGTAGGAAGGGGTATGTAAGATTCAGCTCTGCCCATAACGATATTTAGATTTATTATTTCTATTCGATGTTATTTTCAGTTGAAGCTGGATTaggtttttagtatatttaactcagcaaaaaatatattgtatataaatttaataataaaatattttatttttatattttaattaattaatatttttatagtgtataatgttatttttattttaaaataatttgttttaatacaaatattatataatatttattaaattttttatttttaaagatctAAAATTGTATACATTTTTTATATGTCGGATCAACTTGTTTATTTcgatttattttaaattagtttaaaattaattttataaaatattattagaattAGGTTTTGAGTCTAACAAAATTCGACCGACATAATACATGCAAACCTACCCCTACTTGTAGATAGGTTggataaattttatatatttaaattcatctgaaaaaaaaagaatttatttgtATACGACGATGGTAGAGTAAAAAATATAAAGTCATGTATAAATAAGTGAAAACATCAATCAACAAGTTTGTTAACATTTAGTATAGACATATTTAAAGATGACTCAGATTATTATACGCTCCTAAAAAGttaattttctttcttaataataataagaatggAAAGGAATGCTTTAATGAGAGAAAAGGTATACATGTCATTTATTAGTAGgattatttaatttgtatatattacCGTGTAAATTCTCTATAAATAGTGACggattcaaaaaattttgttagggataatataaatatatatatatatatatatatatatatatatatatataatataataataatttttataataaaaatattatatatagatAAAAATTAGGGTAAAAAATTCTAATAAGCCAAGTCAAGAATCATGTAACATAAATACGCCAAAACGAAAATCGTTTTAGCAATAAGccaaatcatatttttatataattcgaaccaaggcGGTTCGAACTCCATTCGTTAATAATTCGAACCAAATCAGTTTGAATTACAGAGAGAGAAGATGTTTCAAGTAaatcgaaccaagctggttcgaattacagaGAGAGAAGCTGCTtcatataattcgaaccaggctggttcgaattataggGAGAGATACTGCATcaagtaattcgaaccaagctggttcgaattacataacTCCTAATTCGAGGGTGTAagatggctagtgaggagagttttgTTGTTTTGGTTCACCACAGAGGATCCATTAAGAGGAAAACTCGTTCCGGTTTGAAGTTCACAGATAAGGATCCTCTCTGTATTGTCGTGAATCCAACGACAAGCTATGATGACCTTGTTAGATCTGTGCTGATGAAACTTGGTCTGGAATGTGCGAAGCGGGTTAAGAAGTTTTTCTATCGCAATCCAGTCACGGTCCTGCAGGATACCGTGAAGTATGATTGTTTCACGATTGGTAGTGATGAGGACCTGCAAGTCATGTTTCTTTGTCGGAGGCAGTTTCCAGAGGTGAGGACACCAGAATTGTTGGCAAAGCTGGTTGATGTGGTATCCAGCTCAGGGGGTTCGAACTGGAATACCACCACTGTAGCCACGGCAGCCGGTTCCAGTTCCAGGCCTGCCGTTGCTTCTTCGTCCGTCCCTGTGTACGAGCCAGCGGTCCAACCTGTCGCCTCCCCGTCTTTTGCTGTTGATCTCAATGACGGAGTAGGCGACGTGGTAGGATCATTTGATATTCTGCCGAACGCTTTACAGGGCGTTCCACTGGTTGGCGTCGGAGACGGATTGTTGGGTGATGCAGAGGAGGACGACGTCGAGCCGGATATGACTGAGGATGACAGCGGCGACGAGGTCGGAGCGACTGAGCCTGCATTGGCGGTCGGTGGTTCTAGTTATGGCACACAACTGTATCCACCACATTTTTCCTCTTTGGACCTGGATGCCATGAGGCAGGAGGGTGTTTCAGGGCACTCCGTTGGATGGTATAGACCGGCCATCTGCAAGTACGGAACGTATCTGTCATCCAGTCGCATGCCCTGCTGCGGACGCATGCTCCTGATGCATCGCTGAGGCTGCGCATGAAATGCACCGCATTGTTAGAACCATCTTAATAAACTACGACAAACACCACCAACACGATAAATCATCAACAAAACATTATACTAAGTAAAACCGcataaaaatacatcaacaagAACCACATGCAAAACAAATCAATACACCGCACAACTAAACCGCTAACATAGAACAGCTTAAGTAGAACCACTAACAtaaaaccactaacataaactactaacataaaccaccaacaaaaaaccactaacataaaccactaacataaaaccactaacttaaaccactaacttaaaccactaacataaaccagtaacataaaccactaacctaaaccactaacataaaccactaacataaaacCCTAAGGAGCCACTTCaagtgtaattcgaaccaggttggttcgaattacatggtTTGATTTCGAGTGCATAATTCGAACTTCCCCAGTTCGAATTACGTTGATTTTGAGTTCGAACCATCTTGGTTTGAATTACGTTCAACATTTCTCTCACCCtagttcgaaccaacctggttcgatTTATTAAGGATTGTAGTTCGAACCACCCTAGTTCGAATTACATTAAGATAGTGTTTGGCTTATTGTTGAAACGAGTTTCACTTTGACGTATTTACGTTAGATGATTCTTGCCTTGGCTTATTAGGGTTTTTTaccataaaaattaattattaaattatttattaatcattatgtatttatatataaatatatatatttgtttaatttatttttaatatgtattttttattttaatatatatatatatatatgtagttattttttatgtaaatataacatgattagtttttataatatctaattatacaaattaaaacact includes:
- the LOC130962352 gene encoding non-specific lipid-transfer protein 1-like; protein product: MASLKVACVVTLVCMALVGAPMVQAITCGQVVSALSPCIPYLRMGGAPSAGCCNGVRTLNKAAATTADRKTACVCLKNAAGNIGGISPTYSQSLPGKCGVNLPYKFSTSTNCNTIN
- the LOC130963362 gene encoding uncharacterized protein LOC130963362, whose translation is MASEESFVVLVHHRGSIKRKTRSGLKFTDKDPLCIVVNPTTSYDDLVRSVLMKLGLECAKRVKKFFYRNPVTVLQDTVKYDCFTIGSDEDLQVMFLCRRQFPEVRTPELLAKLVDVVSSSGGSNWNTTTVATAAGSSSRPAVASSSVPVYEPAVQPVASPSFAVDLNDGVGDVVGSFDILPNALQGVPLVGVGDGLLGDAEEDDVEPDMTEDDSGDEVGATEPALAVGGSSYGTQLYPPHFSSLDLDAMRQEGVSGHSVGWYRPAICKYGTYLSSSRMPCCGRMLLMHR